In one window of Burkholderiales bacterium DNA:
- a CDS encoding VOC family protein, whose amino-acid sequence MKRFHVHLSVPDLAEGIRFYSGVFGAAPSVAKPDYAKWMIDDPRVNFAISQRMARTGLEHLGFEAEDAGGLADIRERFDAARAGAVEDEPGARCCYAVSDKHWITDPAGVAWEAFHTLGAITRFGEEHGEPAAERCCDAAGPDDASDASAVGCCGAAVVSSAKPAGAARRCCA is encoded by the coding sequence ATGAAGCGCTTCCACGTCCACCTCTCGGTGCCCGATCTGGCCGAGGGCATCCGGTTCTACTCCGGCGTGTTCGGCGCCGCGCCGAGCGTCGCGAAGCCGGACTACGCGAAGTGGATGATCGACGACCCCCGCGTCAACTTCGCGATCTCGCAGCGCATGGCCCGCACGGGGCTCGAGCACCTGGGCTTCGAGGCCGAGGACGCCGGCGGACTCGCCGACATCCGGGAGCGCTTCGACGCCGCCCGCGCCGGCGCGGTCGAAGACGAGCCCGGCGCGCGCTGCTGCTACGCGGTGTCGGACAAGCACTGGATCACCGATCCCGCCGGCGTCGCCTGGGAGGCGTTCCACACCCTCGGCGCGATCACGCGCTTCGGCGAGGAGCACGGCGAGCCCGCCGCGGAGCGCTGCTGCGACGCGGCTGGTCCCGACGACGCCAGCGATGCCTCCGCGGTCGGATGCTGCGGCGCGGCCGTGGTTTCGTCGGCGAAGCCGGCCGGCGCCGCACGCCGCTGCTGCGCATGA
- a CDS encoding META domain-containing protein produces the protein MSDAATPSPFARPLRERALRFVAAAAVPLVAGCAGAQSQAPAFPVGVTFAWVGTDAGSAPRIDVADPSRYTVRFDASGRAELRLDCNRGSSQWSRDGDRLALTPPASTKMKCPDGSLDAAFAAGLARTTRWSYRDGVLVLEGGDATALRLKRLPP, from the coding sequence ATGTCCGACGCGGCCACGCCCTCCCCGTTCGCGCGGCCGCTGCGAGAGCGCGCGTTGCGTTTCGTTGCCGCGGCCGCCGTGCCTCTCGTGGCTGGATGCGCAGGAGCGCAATCGCAGGCGCCGGCGTTCCCGGTGGGCGTCACCTTCGCCTGGGTCGGCACCGACGCCGGCTCGGCGCCGCGCATCGACGTCGCGGACCCGAGCCGCTACACCGTCCGCTTCGACGCGTCCGGGCGCGCCGAACTCCGCCTCGACTGCAACCGCGGCTCATCGCAGTGGTCGCGGGACGGCGACCGCCTCGCGCTGACGCCGCCCGCCTCGACCAAGATGAAGTGTCCGGACGGCTCGCTCGACGCCGCGTTCGCCGCCGGCCTCGCGCGGACCACGCGCTGGAGCTACCGCGACGGCGTGCTGGTGCTCGAGGGCGGCGACGCCACGGCGTTGCGACTGAAGCGCCTGCCGCCCTGA
- a CDS encoding enoyl-CoA hydratase, whose product MAYENLLTETRGRVAIVTLHRPARLNALNDAIADEIKSALEGYDADPEISVIVITGSAKAFAAGADIGAMAEWSYAKVLGDNYISRNWEAVRYTRKPVIAAVAGYALGGGCELAMACDFIIAADSAKFGQPEITIGTMPGFGGTQRLPRAVGKAKAMDWCLTGRMIDAAEAERSGLVSRVVPADRLLDEAIGVATQIASYSLPVVMKVKEAVNRAYESSLAEGLLFERREFHATFALDDQKEGMRAFVEKRKPAFRNR is encoded by the coding sequence ATGGCCTACGAAAATCTGCTGACCGAGACGCGCGGACGGGTCGCGATCGTCACGCTCCACCGCCCGGCGCGGTTGAACGCGCTCAACGACGCGATCGCCGACGAGATCAAGTCGGCGCTCGAAGGCTACGACGCCGACCCGGAAATCTCGGTGATCGTCATCACCGGCAGCGCGAAGGCCTTCGCCGCCGGCGCGGACATCGGCGCGATGGCGGAGTGGAGCTACGCGAAGGTGCTCGGCGACAACTACATCTCGCGCAACTGGGAGGCGGTGCGCTATACGCGCAAGCCGGTGATCGCGGCGGTCGCGGGCTACGCGCTGGGCGGCGGCTGCGAGCTCGCGATGGCCTGCGACTTCATCATCGCCGCCGACAGCGCGAAGTTCGGCCAGCCGGAGATCACGATCGGCACGATGCCGGGCTTCGGCGGCACGCAACGCCTGCCGCGCGCGGTGGGCAAGGCGAAGGCGATGGACTGGTGCTTGACCGGGCGGATGATCGATGCGGCGGAAGCCGAGCGTTCGGGCCTCGTGTCGCGCGTCGTGCCGGCCGACAGGCTCCTCGACGAAGCGATCGGGGTCGCGACGCAGATCGCGTCGTATTCGCTGCCGGTGGTGATGAAGGTCAAGGAGGCGGTCAACCGCGCGTACGAGTCGTCGCTCGCCGAAGGACTGCTGTTCGAGCGGCGCGAATTCCACGCGACCTTCGCGCTCGACGACCAGAAGGAAGGCATGCGCGCGTTCGTCGAGAAGCGCAAGCCGGCGTTTCGCAACCGCTGA
- a CDS encoding helix-turn-helix transcriptional regulator: MKATSLTTAPTYAGHAAVDTVRAVTALAALAQPTRLAIFRSLTAHAPGGLTPGELATIHDIAPPTLSFHLKELATAGLVAVEREGRRIRYRADLIAMNALVGYLVDHCCRATGRLTDSACATGCAPAACSPTPAHKRQPR; encoded by the coding sequence ATGAAAGCCACCTCGCTCACCACGGCCCCCACCTACGCCGGGCACGCGGCGGTCGACACGGTGCGCGCGGTCACCGCGCTCGCCGCGCTCGCGCAACCGACGCGGCTCGCGATCTTCCGCTCGCTCACCGCGCACGCGCCCGGCGGCCTCACGCCCGGCGAACTCGCGACGATTCACGACATCGCCCCGCCGACGCTCTCGTTCCACCTGAAGGAACTCGCGACCGCCGGGCTCGTCGCCGTTGAGCGCGAAGGGCGCCGCATCCGCTACCGGGCCGACCTCATCGCGATGAACGCGCTCGTCGGCTACCTCGTCGACCATTGCTGCCGGGCGACCGGCCGGCTGACCGACTCTGCATGCGCGACCGGATGCGCCCCGGCCGCCTGCTCCCCGACCCCGGCGCATAAGAGGCAACCACGATGA